DNA from Sulfurimonas gotlandica GD1:
AAAAAATAAACTAGTTTTAAAATGAAGATAAAGCTTTCAAAAGCTCTAAGTTATAGGGTGCTTTCATATTACTAATCGAGTAAGAGCCTAGTAAGTTAAATACTCTTCATTCTATCTTTTTTCAAACTCATTTTTTAGATATATAAAGCTTCTCCTGCTTTTGCAACACTAAGATGTAATAATAATTCATAAATTTTTTTTATTATATTATTAATGGATTGGAGAAAATATGAATATTAAATCATTATTAGAATATACACAATCTCTAAATATTTTGTATGTTGAAGACAATATAGAAATCGCTCATAATGGCAAAGATATATTGAGTCATTACTTTAACTCGGTAGATATTGCATATGATGGAGAGGATGGATCACAAAAGTATTTAAATTCATTGAAACAGCATCATACAAGCTATGATATTGTCATAACAGATATCAATATGCCAAAACTAAATGGAGTTGAACTAAGTCGTCTAATCCTAAGAACAAGACCAGAACAAGCTATAGTGATCATGAGTGGGCAAGAAGATTCTGCATATTTAATGGAATGCATTAACATGGGAGTATCTGGATTTTTAAGCAAACCACTAGATTTTAAACAACTGCATATGTTGTTATCTAGAATATCCCAGGCTATTGCAGATCGAAAGTTCGTAGTAGAGCACATAGAAACCCTAAAAAATCGCAACTCCAAATTGGAAAATAAAAACACACAACTCAACAAAGCAATTGATGCTAGCGTACTTGTCTCAAAATCAAACACAAAGGGAATAATTACTTACGCGAATCAAGCATTTATAGAAGTGTCTGGATATTCTCTTGACGAGCTTATTGGAAATTCTCATAATATAGTACGTCATAGCGATACAGAGGATGAACTGTATCATGATATGTGGAAGACCATACGATCAAAAAAAGTTTGGCGAGGTATGCTAAAAAATAAGGCTAAAGATGGACATGACTATTACGTGGACGTGACAATTGTTCCGGTTTTAAATACAAAAAATAGAATATCCGAATTTTTATCCATTAGATATGAGGTTACAAATCTTGTACTAGCAACACGAAAAGCACAAGAATCACAAATGGCCAAAGAACAATTTTTAGCAAATATGAGTCATGAACTCCGAACGCCGTTAACTGCAATACTTGGTTTTTCACAAATGATTATGGCTAGAGCAGATACACCAGAAATAATTTCAAACTGTGTTAGTAAGATAAATATTGCAGGTATCAATCTTTTAACTCAAGTGAATACAATTTTAGATTTATCAAAAATAGAATCTGGACAAATGACATATCAATTTGACAATTTCCAATTAAAACCACTTTTTGAAGAGTTGAGAGTTATATTAGAATCTCAAGCCAAGGATAAGAATATTAGCCTTATTATGCCTATGATAGATAAAGAGGAAATGCATGGCGATAAACTTTCCATCAAACAAGTATTTATGAACCTCCTCTCTAACGCTATAAAGTTCACTGCTATAAATACAACAGTAGAAATTTCGTACACATGCAACATAGAACAAAAGGAACATATATTTAAGGTCTATGATCAAGGAGATGGAGTAGATGAAAAGGATATTCAGACGCTGTTTGAACCTTTTTATCAAGGAGAAAATTCAAGAATCAATGCAACACCAGGAACTGGACTTGGACTTGCAATATGCAAAAAAATTGTGACTGACGTGCATAAAGGCAAGATTGGTGTTGAAAATATAAAAAATGGTGGAAGCTGTTTTTATATGACTATACCTATCAACTCATAGAGTTTGCAACATAATTGCAACACTAATACGGCATACTATTAAAATAAATGGAGTCTCTATTGTATAATAAATCAAATACTATAGTTGAAAATTTTATAGTCCTTAAAGAAAAAGAAATACTTTATAGATCAATACAACTTGGTAATATAGTCAATAATATTTATTTAGTGAACCATCATGATACAAAAATACAAAAAATCTAAATAAGGATATAAATGTCTAGGAGCCTTACTCTAAAAGATCTTATTTATAGTAGCTACATCACAAGCTCTTTAATCCCTATTATCGTGATCGAACTAGTTTTACTCGCTTTGTATTTTGGAGTGAGTTACTTTATAACTAGCGAGAGTCAAAAAACACTTTATTCTAGTGTTACTCAAAGTCTACATGAAATCACCTCTAGAGAAGCCCACCAAATTAGTCAGCAGTTTCAAGAGGTATCTCGTATATCTCAAATGATGAAAATAGATCATCAAGATTTTTTTAGCTCAGCAGATAGATGTACCCTTCCAAAGGGTGAACCTGAATTTATGGTTCACCAAAATGGTGTTTACTATAAGAATGTTAATAATGGAGGCGGCACGCTTTACTATTCCTCAAAAACAAAAATGACTCAAGAAACAAAACGTAAAGCAAGATGTAGTGAGTCTATAGATCCATTGTTGAAGTCGATAGTTCAGACAAATCCGATTATCACACAGGCATATTTTAATTCATGGGACAACCTTAATCGGCTATACCCATTTATGCTAGATGCTCCAACTCAGTATGGCGACACATTAATCATGCAAGATTACAATTTTTATTATTTAGCAGATCAGGTTCATAATCCTCAAAAGAAATCTGTATGGACCAGTGCGTATTTAGATCCTGCTGGACAAGGATGGATGATTTCAAATATCGTTCCTATTTACAATAATAATTTTTTAGAAGGTGTAAGCGGGCTCGATGTAACAATCGACTCTCTCATTCAAAATATTCTTTCCCTTAAAATACCTTGGCAAGGAAGTGCCTTTATGGTTGATAGTGATGGGATGATACTTGCGATGCCCCAAACGGTAGAAAATATACTTGAGCTAAAAGAGCTAAAAAAGCATATATATAAAAGTAGTGTAAATCAAACAATTTCAAAGCCTCAAGAATATAATCTTTTTAAAATAAAGAACCAAAAATTGCGAGAAAGCATGAGTAAATTCTTTAAAGAATTTACTCAATTTGGCATTCTAGAAAATGGGGATTCGCGTTATTTGCTAAGTCAAGAGAGTATTCCAGAGACAGGTTGGCGTTTAATTATCATAGTAGATGAATCCATTGTTTTTTCGCCAATAGACAAACTAAAAGAAAACACTAATATGATAGGTTATATAATCATTGCTTTAATGGTTTTATTTTATATTTTATTCTTTTCATATTTACTAAGAAAATCATTAAAAATAGCAAATAAAATCGCTTCACCAATTGAAAAATTATCTTTACTAACTTCAGATTTTGGGCGTAAAGCAAACACTCAATTAGGAATGAAAGTCGGTATTGAAGAGGTTGATCGTCTTACTCAAAATTTCAACAAAGTAAGTTTAGAATTAGATGTAAGAACCAAAGAATACGTTGAATCTCAGTTACGAGAAAAAATGAGAGAAAAAGATGCTGAGATAGCTTATAAAGCTGGTTTATTTGAAAGTGCAAGTAGTTATTTACATAATATCGGGAATACACTTACTATGATAGAGGGTAAAATCCTCTCTTTACTCGACGTTAAAAAAGCACTTGAAAAATCGGGTCTAGGAATTAAAAAAGCGAATACAATGGTAGAAAAAAGTGATGCGAACACACAGCAAAAAGAAGAAATTGGAACTTTTTTAAGCTTATTTGGTAAAGCCTTGACTGAGGATGTTACAGAAGAAATTCAAGATATTGCAAATGATATTAAAAATATTAATAATCAAGCAACAATTTCAATCAATCATCAACAAGATCTTTTTAATGCCAACACCGATATGAAGCAAAACTATACTCAAAAATTTGATGTAACAAGTATGCTTGAAGAATTAGTAGCCCAATATCACATAACTTTTAATAAAAAAGGCGTATACTTAAACTTAGATTCTGAGAGAAACTTAATCATTAACAGTGTTAAGTTTCAATTTCAAGAAGGATTAAGTAATGCGCTTAAAAATGCTTTAGAATCCATCCTAGCTAATTCTACTCAAGAGAAGGGAGAAACCTTTATTCGAGCATTTACTTTGGGTAACCGGGTAATCATTGACATAAGCGATAATGGCCTTGGTATTAAAGAGCAAGACCGTCCTAAATTATTGAAGTCTGGGTTTACAACTAAGGTGAATGGTCACGGCTTAGGATTACACTCTTTTAATAATTTTCTCAACAGCCATAATGGAAAATTAAGTTTAAGAAGTGATGGATACTTAAAAGGAGCGACTTTGCATATAGAAATAGGAGATACTCATGAATAAGAATTTAACAATATTCGCAGTTGACGACGAACCAATTGTATTGGAACTTTATGAAAGTATATTTTCCAAAGAGAAAAAGCTTACCTTGGATTTTTTACAGGCACTTGATGAAACAGAAGATGATGATGAAAATGATTTACATACCTTTACACATGGTAAAGCCTATTTAGCTGCTCTAAAAAGTCATTACGCTGATGGTAAAAGAGTGCCTCTTTCTATTTTAGATATGAGACTCCCGGAATTACATGGTTTAGATATAGCAAAAGAAGCACGAAAAATTGATCCTCATATGACAATCGTCATCGTAACTGCATACTCAGATTATACAGTAAAAGAACTCATCGATGAACTTGAAAATCGAGTTTACTATGTACGAAAGCCATTTAAGACTGACGAACTTTATGCTCTAGTACACTCCAATCTTAGAGAGTGGAATGAGATCGTACAAGAAAAAGAACTACAAAAAGACTTATCTATAGATCTAACACAAGATGGTCTGTGGAACTGGAATCTAGAAAATAACGATGTTTATTTTTCGCCAAGATGGAAAGAGATGCTTGGATATAAGGATGATGAACTCAAGAATGACTTCTCCGAGTGGCTTAGCCGTATTCACCCAGATGATAAGGAACAAGTAGAAAAAGATGTACAAATACACTTAAGTGGAAAATCCGAATTTTATGTAAACGAGCATCGATTACGCTGTAAAGACGGTTCTTATAAATGGGTTTTAGATCGAGGGAAAGCCCTCTTTAATAAAAATAATGAAGCTAATAAAATGTCAGGTTTTCATACAGATATTACACAAAGAAAAGAACTTGAAGAACAGTTATTTGGATTAAGCGAATCGCTGTCCAAAAAACTAAATCATGAAATTTCTAAGCAAGCAAAATTAAGTAACACTAACTCAGAACTTGAAAAACAACTTCAAGAAGAGATACAACTACGACGTGAAAAAGAAGATATGCTTTTACAACAAACACGACAAGCAGCTATGGGGGAAATGATAAGTATGATCGCTCACCAATGGCGACAACCTCTCACTGTCATTGGTATGATTGCTGATAATATTTCTTTGGATGTGATGTTTGAAACGCTTGATACACAGAAGCTTCAATCGTCACTCAAAGATATAAGCGATCAAACAAAGTATCTATCCCAAACCATTGACGATTTTAGACAGTTTTTTGTTCCCAATAAAGAAAAAGATACTATTTTCTTACACGATTGCGTAGAAGGTGCTTTAAATATAATAGAAAAAAATCTTATCAGTCATAATATCGAAGTAATCAAGAATTATGAAGATTTAACTAAGATTGATTTGTATAAAAATGAACTTATACAAGTTTTTATAAATTTTTTAAAGAATGCACAAGATGCTTTTGAAGAAAAGCATATAAAAAATGCAAAAATAGAACTAACAATAAAAGAGTACGATACTAGTGTTGAATGTTCTATCGAGGATAATGCAGGTGGTATTCCACTTGAAATACAAAAAAATATTTTCGACCCATACTTCACAACAAAAAATAAAAAAAATGGGACAGGACTTGGTCTTTATATGTCAAAAAGCATTATTGAAGATCATAGTTCTGGAACTATAAAAGTAAGTAATACTGATGATGGGGTTATCTTTACCCTCTCTTTTCCAAAAGTGTCTTTACAAAAAGATATTATGTAGTTACTATCAACTTTTCAACATATATAGACAATTATCAACTTCAGATATGACTTCATCAAGTGACTCATTTTTATCTATACTACATGTTAAAAAATCAACACTCATACTTTGCTTACCAGTCAAATTTTCATTTTTATAAGAATAATTATTTAGGAAATCTTTCAAAGAATCTTGCACTTCTTTTGAGAAACCTTTACATACTAATATGACAAATTGATTTGTATCAAAAGAGAATAATTCGATAACTTCATCCTCTAGTAAATTACTAAAATTATCTACTAAGTACTCTGAAAACTTCATATAAATTCTCTGTAGAGATGATACACCAAATTGTTTAATATATTCATTTATGTGCTTTAATCCAAAACATATAGCATTATATTCAATTTCATTAGTTCTGTAGCTATCTATTCTTTTTCTAAACCCATTTCTTAATAGTAAACCTGTTGTTAAGTCAATTTCTAATTCATCGCTAGCCCGCTTACTCGTTGATGCTATGACATCCAGTTGATCAAGATTAAGAAAGAAACACATCAATTTAGACGAATCTTTTATTTGTGTTACTTTAACCATATATTCAACTTTATCACCATTGTTAATAAGTAAACTATATGTAGTATTTTTATTTTTATTTTTATTTAAATATATTAAGATTTCATTATTATTCATTCCATGGAGTAATTCATCGTCAAATAAAGTACCTAACATGATATTGACATCATTTTTTTGATTAAATGTTTTTACAAATAACTCATTGGCATAATCAACAATACCTCTTTGAAATATTACAATAGGAGCAAATAGACTCTCAATAACTAATTCTTTTTCAAGATTCTTTTGCTTTTGTTTTTCTTCTAAAAGTATTTTTCTTTTTGTGTTGTAAATATTGACTACTTCTTTAGAAATAATACCTAAGAATTTAGGTACATCTATAGGCTTCATCACAAATCTATCCACACCTAAATCTATAAGCTTTATTAACTTTTCACTATCATTGTAACCAGAAGTCACAATAATAACTTGGTCTGGATTGATTTTTTTGATTTTTGTTGTCATCATTATGCCATCCATTTCTGGCATTAAAATATCTGTAATTACAACATCATAATTGTTTTGCTTATATGCAGCTAAACCTTTTATCCCATTATCTACATATGTAATATTCTCAAATAACTTTAAAAGAAGTTTTTCTACCTGAGAAGCTATTCTGGAATCATCTTCAACATATAAAATTTTTATTGATTTACCAATTATTCTAATTTTTTTAATTACTTCAGGATTCATCGTTATTCTCCCCTATAGGTATCTGTATTGTAAAAGCTACTCCATCCACTGTATTTTTAGCAAAAAGTTTCCCTTTTAAGTGGTTTTGAACAATAATCTTGGACATATAAAGACCTAGTCCTGTTCCATTCTTCTCTTTTTTTGTTGAATAATATGGTTCAAATATTCTTGGCATAATTTCATCGGGTATTCCACCACCATTATCTACTATGCATATATTTAAAAAATCATCAACTCTATCGCAGCTTAATTTAATAGTTTTAATTACCTGTGAAGATTTTAAGTTTGTTAGAACATCTTTTGAATTAGAAAGTATATTTAGTAGAACTTGGATGAGCTCATTTTTATAGATATTAACTTGTATGTCCTTGCATTCTTCGGTCTTTAAATCTATCTGTTGGTTTTGTAATTGCTTAAATACTAAGCCTTTTATAGACGTTATAATTTTTTTACTTGATATTATTTCTTTTTCTTTACTCTCTTGAAGAAAGTTTCTAAAATCATCAATTGTTGCAGAAAGGTAATTTACTTGAGTATTTATATTATTTAAATCATCTTGTAAGGTTTCGGTATTAAGCTCATCTAATGCTAAATCCATAGTTATATTACCAGAAGTCATTCCAATAGCAGTCAAGGGCTGTCTCCACTGATGTGCAATCATCTCAACCATTTCCCCCATTATTGCTTGTTTTGATTGTGCTAAAATCATTTTTTCTTTTTCTCGTATTTGCTTTATTGATGACTCTACTCTCTCTTCGAGTTCCTCTACGCCAAGGCATGCACTGATGGATAAGTTTATTTTTGATTGAAAGTTTCCGAGCATTGACGCTAGCTTATTAATATTTGGATGGCTCTTATAAAAAAACACCATATATCCATACTTTAGGGGTAATATAATTATCTCTAAATCATTCTCTTTAACTATTAAAAATTTCTTCTCTTCATCTATCTTGACACCAAGTGTAAAGTCTAACTTCTTACCAATATGTAAAAAAGGTTCTTCTTGTATCTTGTTTTTATAATACTTTGCAGTTATTGCACCAGTCTTTCTTGAAAAACTCGTTAAAACTTCAAGTATCATACTATTGAGTTCTAATGTATTACCAATTGCACTTAAACATTCATAAGATAAGGTAAGCTGATTTAGTAACATAATATCTTCGTTATATTTCAAAGTGTACCGACTACACAAGTTTTATTATAAAAATCTATATATGTATCTGACTTATTCGCAATTTCTCCTAAAGTCAAAGCACCAACAAGAGGCAAGTCACCAATTATGTTACTTACAGAATCTATCTCTTTAACAAAGCTATCTTCTAAAAAAAGAACTCGAGATATACAATCAATCATTATGACTAACTCTTTTTCTTTTTTAGTATCCATAGCATTTATTGCAGCAAACTTTGCAGCTTCAATAAGTTTAGACTTTTCACCTTTTAACACTTGTATAACAGAATTTTGTGGCATAACACCTACTAACACTAAGCTTTTACCGTCACTAGCAATTGGATCTCTTACAATAATTTCTCCGCTATAACTGACTATGCCCAATGGATATGATTTTGCCAATTCAAAGAAATTATCTTCACTAAACTTGAGTCCACTGTCTTTTTCAACTATATTTTTATAAACATCAAAGGCATATTCATAATCAATCTGTTCAAGTACATTTTTACTACTAGAAGTAGCAACATGCGGGCCATCTAAATACTCCCATCCATGACTAACTCCAACATCTAAGTCTTGAGAAAGAGGAATTATAAGTGCAGAATTCTGCGTAATATATTCAGGTGTAAATATCACCCTTTCTTGCTGCAGTGTCAATTTTCCTGCACCACCACCAAATATCTTACACTCTTCATTTGTTGATTCAAAAAGAGAAACTAAAAATGGATCGATATATGGACTAAGACCATCTACAAAAAGTAGCATTGATTTTATAGAGCTAAATTTTTTTTCGTCTTCTATCTTATTTTCCATGTTATTTACTAATATAGGTTCTATATCTATATCTATAGCGATAAGACCATCTTTATAGTGTTGTTTCTCAAATATAATTTCTGGAAAAATAGCACCATAACAATTAATATTTAAATTTTTTATTGTTTCATGATTGAAATCACAATTTTCTGACACTAGTAGTAAATACATTTTTTCTTTTGAGTCTTGGTACTTTAAAAACTCTTCAAATGAGTTTAAGTAAACTGAATTCATTATTTTCACCTCTTAATATTGAGTCAAAGTATAAATGATTATTGTCCCTTATGTGTCACTCACTATTTTATAGCCAACCCCATGTAGGTTTTTTATGAGCTCATCAGGAATTTTTTTTCTAAGTTTATATATAAATTTTCTTACATTTTCTACATCCATATCAATGTTATCCATATAAAAATAGTTTACAATTTCATCTACAGAGACTGTCTGGTTTATTTTTTCTACCAATATATAAATAAGTTTTTTTTCATATTCTGTCAATTTTATTGACTCATTGTTTATATATAAATCTTTTTCATTTAACTTAAAAATAATATTATTGTTTATCACTACACTGTTTTTTATATCTTTTTCGTTAAATAATTTCTTGCAAATAATATAAAACTCATCTAACAAAACTTCTAGAGAGATAGGTTTTTCAATAAAGCGACGAATACCAATATTTATAAGTTCGTGCAAATAATTGGCTTCTCTATGTGCTGATAAAATTATTATCTCTTGTAATGGATTAATTGTTTTTATGTGTTTTGATAATACAGTTCCATCCATCTTTGGCATCGATATATCACTCAAGACAAAATCATAAGTATTTTTTTTATATAATTCTAATGCTTCTTCACCATTATATGCGCCGTCAACTACTTTAAAAAGAGAATTTAAAGTTCGTTCAATCTCTTTATAAACTTCTTCATAATCTTCTACAAAAAGTATACTCATTTGCGAAGTGTATTTTTTTAATCTGGTAATTTTACTTTTTTGTTCTTCAAAATTAAATGCCAACTTATTCATATTTAATTGTAGCATATTTCATTAAAATTATAGAGATGACACTCAAGTGACAAATACAAAGTAGAATTCTAAACATAACTATTAGGAATTAAATTATGATTACAAAGAAAATAGAAAATGTAAAAAATATTGTACGTAATTATAATGTACTAATAGTTGAAGATGACTCTTTTATACGTGAACAATTGTCACGAATTTTAAAAAAACTATTTAAAGAGATATATATAGCGGTGGATGGTAAGGATGGACTTAGTAAATATAAAGAGAATAAGAATAATATACATATAATAATAACAGACTTAAATATGCCTCATATTGGCGGATTACAAATGATAGAATATATAAAAGAAATTGATAAAGATATTCCGATTTTAATTTTATCTGCACATTCAGAATCTCATTTCTTTATGAAGAGTATCAGATTAGGTGTAGATGGATACCTACAAAAACCTCTAGACTCAGACTTGCTCATGGATTTAATAAAAAAAGTTGTTTTAAAGAAGAAACTTCAAGATGACTTACTAGAGAGCACTAACTTTTTAAATCAATATAAAGAAGCAGCTGATGAGAGTGCTGTCGTTTCAAAAACTTGACATTTATGGAAATATCACTTATATAAATCAAAAGTTTTGTGATATATCTGGATATAAGAAAGAATATTTAATAGGAAAAAAACATAATATATTAAGACATCCTAAAAACAGTTCTTCTCTTTATAAAGAGATCTGGAATACTATAAAAATAGAAAATAGAACATGGCATGGTACCATTATGAATAAAGACAAATACGATAATAGTTTCTATATGGATACAATGATAAAACCAATATTTGATACTCAGAAAAATGTAATAGAATATATATCATTACAACATGATATTAGTGATGTTATATCTCCTAGACGACTATTAAATGACTTCATTAACAATTCTGTTGAACCCATGGTTGTGATGATGGAAATAGAACATTTTGGCGATATTGAAAAGTACTATGGAATTGAGATATCCGAAAAAATAGAAAAAAAGTTTGAAACTGATTTTTTTGATCTTTTACCAAATCATTGTGAATTTGATAAAATATACTCATCAGGTTATGGGGTATATGCCTTGGCTCAAGATAAAACAAAATCTACGTATACTACAAATGAAATAATTGCCAACATACATATACTACAAAATGATATATTAAATACTACACTTCATATCGATATGTTTGAATATGATATATCTGTTGTGATTAGTATGGCATATGGTGAAGATGCTCTTTTAAATGCACGACATGGATTGATGTATTTAAAAAATAATAACAAACGTTTTACTTTAGCAAATGGCCTTAGTAAAGAAGAATCTCGAAAATCTCAAAAAAACCTTGAAATTCTAACCATGATAAGAAAAGCTATTAATAGTTTAAATATAGTCTCTCTCTTTCAACCTATTATAAATAACAAAACTAAAAATGTTGAGAAGTATGAATCTTTAGTGAGACTTATTGATGAAAATGGAAAAGTAATAAGTCCTTTTTATTTCTTAGATACAGCAAAAAAGGGACAATACTATTCTCAAATCACATCGATTGTTTTAGATAATTCTTTTTTAGCACTCAATAATACAGATGCAGATATATCAATAAATTTATCAATTTTAGATATAGAAAAAAAAGCTACAAGAGAAAAGATATACTCACTTTTAGAAAAACATAATAAGCATCTACATAGGCTAGTATTTGAATTATTAGAAGATGAAGCAGTTAAAGATTTTGATTTAGTTAAGTCTTTCATACATAATGTTAAAACAATGGGAGTTAAGATAGCTATAGACGATTTTGGTGTTGGTTATTCAAACTTTGAAAGACTTCTCGAGTATCAACCAGATATCTTAAAAATAGATGGTAGTTTAATTAAAAATATAGATAAGAATCCTCTTAGTTTCAATATAGTAGAGACTATTGTAGCTTTCGCCAAAAAAGAACATATTCTGACAGTAGCAGAATATGTTGAGAATGAAGATATCTTTAATATCTTAAATGACTTAGGGATTGATTATTCTCAAGGATACTACTTTGGCAAACCTAGTGCTTTATAAATAAAAAACTACACAAAGGCGATATAATGACTGCAACTATAGAAAACTTTAATGATATTTCACATTTATTGAGAAAGAATGCTAATTTACTTATAGCTGAAGATAATAAAGATATAAGAGAGCAGCTTCACAGATCTGTTGATAAATTTTTTCCAAATGTATTTGTTGCATCTGATGGCCAAGAGGCATTAGAGATTTTCTTAAAAGAAGATATTAATATTTTACTCACAGATATAAATATGCCTAGGATGAATGGAGTAGAGCTTGTAGAAAATATTTTATCAGTTAATGAAGATATCTTTATTATAGTCTTATCTGCCCATAACAATTCAGATATGCTTATCGAACTTATAAATTTAGGTGTAAATAATTTTTTGCCAAAGCCAATAGATATGGCGATGATGGCAAAGTTCTTTTACAATGCTTGCTTACAGTTAAAAAGCACTTTAAAACTAAAAGATGACACACTTACACTAGAAGAACTAGAAAAACTAGAAGAACTACAGATTCTTTTAGAGGATGAGTTGATAGATTATTCAAGGATAGATAGTCTCGGTAGTGTTCAATAATCTGTGCCAGCATATAAAAGTTTAGTAAAAATATTTACTATATCTTTTTATCCATAAAGATTATAGACATGACACTCAAGTGACAAATATTAAGTAAAGTTCTCCCTTTAAAACAAAAGGATTATATATTGACAACTTTCCCACTTGAAAATGTGAAAAAATTAAGAAAAGAACTTGCAGCCCACCCTGTGTATGCTGCTGTTACAGATATGCAAGATTTAACAATCTTCATGCAACATCATAGTTACGCTGTTTGGGACTTTATGTCATTGGTAAAATATTTACAAAATGTTATTGCTCCAGCAAGTACACCTTGGCTCCCATTTGGTGATGCACAAGTGCAACGTTTTATTAACGACATCGTTCTTGCAGAAGAATCAGATGAAGGTATCCCACTTGAAGATGGGACAACAACATATACAAGCCATTTTAATTTATATGCACAAGCTATGGAAGAGGTTAAAACTGGAAGTAGTGATTTTATTAGAGAGTTTGTTTCTAAAGTCGCTTCTGACTCTTTACGCGCAGCAAAACAAACAACATCTATACCTTTGCCAGCAAAAGAGTTTATGCAAACAACATTTAGCTTTATAGATAGTGATAAACCACATGTTATAGCCGCCGCATTTGCTTTAGGAAGAGAACATATTATCCCAGAAATGTTTCGTTCTCTTCTTGATAAAATGAATATATCCAGAGCAGAAGCTGGAGTATTTCATTACTATTTAGACCGTCATATAGAACTTGATGGAGACCATCATGGCCCAATGTCTATGCGAATGTTAGAATTATTATGTGAAAATGATGAAACTAAGGTTGCCCAAGCAGAAGCTGCTGCCCTAGATGCGATAAAAGCCCGAATTAAATTTTGGGATGGTGTATTATTGGCGATAGAGAGTAATAAGAAAGAATAGGAAGAGAATTTTTTACACTCTCCTCTCTCTCCACTCCATCAATAAAGATCTTAAATCTATTACAATTAGATCAATTTCATTATGTGTTTCTTCTAGCTCTTGAAAATCATCTTCAATCAAGTGTTGTATTTGTTC
Protein-coding regions in this window:
- a CDS encoding DUF3050 domain-containing protein produces the protein MTTFPLENVKKLRKELAAHPVYAAVTDMQDLTIFMQHHSYAVWDFMSLVKYLQNVIAPASTPWLPFGDAQVQRFINDIVLAEESDEGIPLEDGTTTYTSHFNLYAQAMEEVKTGSSDFIREFVSKVASDSLRAAKQTTSIPLPAKEFMQTTFSFIDSDKPHVIAAAFALGREHIIPEMFRSLLDKMNISRAEAGVFHYYLDRHIELDGDHHGPMSMRMLELLCENDETKVAQAEAAALDAIKARIKFWDGVLLAIESNKKE
- a CDS encoding bifunctional diguanylate cyclase/phosphodiesterase, with amino-acid sequence MRVLSFQKLDIYGNITYINQKFCDISGYKKEYLIGKKHNILRHPKNSSSLYKEIWNTIKIENRTWHGTIMNKDKYDNSFYMDTMIKPIFDTQKNVIEYISLQHDISDVISPRRLLNDFINNSVEPMVVMMEIEHFGDIEKYYGIEISEKIEKKFETDFFDLLPNHCEFDKIYSSGYGVYALAQDKTKSTYTTNEIIANIHILQNDILNTTLHIDMFEYDISVVISMAYGEDALLNARHGLMYLKNNNKRFTLANGLSKEESRKSQKNLEILTMIRKAINSLNIVSLFQPIINNKTKNVEKYESLVRLIDENGKVISPFYFLDTAKKGQYYSQITSIVLDNSFLALNNTDADISINLSILDIEKKATREKIYSLLEKHNKHLHRLVFELLEDEAVKDFDLVKSFIHNVKTMGVKIAIDDFGVGYSNFERLLEYQPDILKIDGSLIKNIDKNPLSFNIVETIVAFAKKEHILTVAEYVENEDIFNILNDLGIDYSQGYYFGKPSAL
- a CDS encoding response regulator transcription factor, giving the protein MTATIENFNDISHLLRKNANLLIAEDNKDIREQLHRSVDKFFPNVFVASDGQEALEIFLKEDINILLTDINMPRMNGVELVENILSVNEDIFIIVLSAHNNSDMLIELINLGVNNFLPKPIDMAMMAKFFYNACLQLKSTLKLKDDTLTLEELEKLEELQILLEDELIDYSRIDSLGSVQ